The following are encoded in a window of Phaseolus vulgaris cultivar G19833 chromosome 3, P. vulgaris v2.0, whole genome shotgun sequence genomic DNA:
- the LOC137806343 gene encoding receptor-like protein kinase FERONIA, translated as MMESLMIESSRNGITSCVLLHLFLFLPFIHLITCDPINVPDKILLNCGSYEASSFNGENWIGDSGSNFLPPEYDKSSSAVLLSNMEDSLAPKVPFSTARITHSSLTYSFPSSPGLKFIRLYFLSSLYLKMNPSNKAYFSVKAGPYTLVSDFNPSVFAEELNSKFFTKDFLVKVREDKLTITFTPSPLISKAFAFVNGIETFPVPKSIYFPGSKVPVPYLGHQQILLTNDEYALETFYRVSNVGEDVDSQNAFGIWLNDFRYISGSHYGSVLNIKSRTVNLNYTTSSSKDYNYSAPSELYWTARTMGSGGDDNTKYNLTWSFPVDSGFKYLVRLHFCEISTVVTQPNQRVFKVYINNQTAEERMDVVASAGAPFTPLQKDYIVMVPMESGSRKDLWISLHPNLESKPKYADAILNGIEIMKISDSNHSLAAMFQLRREQRKKVQHVIIVAVATLGTILGLLFTFFILILRAGKKLKLLPSNSSSTHKIIQPTVTSGLCHQFTLAEISIATSNFSEALVIGEGGFGKVYRGIMHHDGVIAVAVKRSIRSSGQGYKEFQNEINFFSFCHMNLVSLLGYCQEGNEMILVYEYMAEGPLSDHLYKKKNQPLPWIQRIKICIGAARGLHYLHTSTRHPVIHRDVKSANILLDQNWVAKIADFGLCRTVPSLYHSHVSTEVKGTFGYLDPEYYKRRKLTQKSDVYSFGVVLFEVLCGRAAVNTVAVEEESEKVGLATWAMHCYKCGSIDELVDPHLAGNVRPECLRAFVEIGIQCLAGRSTDRPTMGEVLNSLERILFLAR; from the coding sequence ATGATGGAATCCCTCATGATAGAGTCCAGTAGGAATGGTATCACTAGTTGTGTACTACTGCACctctttttgtttttaccaTTCATCCATTTAATCACTTGTGATCCAATTAATGTCCCGGACAAAATCCTCCTAAACTGTGGTTCTTATGAAGCATCATCATTCAATGGAGAAAATTGGATAGGAGATAGCGGATCTAATTTCTTGCCTCCAGAGTATGACAAGAGCTCATCTGCAGTCTTGCTCTCAAACATGGAAGACTCTCTAGCCCCAAAAGTTCCATTCTCAACAGCAAGAATAACTCATTCTTCATTGACCTACTCCTTCCCTTCCTCCCCTGGCCTTAAATTCATTCGCCTTTACTTTCTTTCATCTTTATATCTGAAGATGAACCCCTCCAACAAGGCTTATTTCTCTGTAAAAGCGGGGCCCTACACTCTTGTAAGTGATTTTAATCCATCTGTTTTTGCAGAAGAGCTCAACTCGAAGTTTTTCACCAAGGATTTCTTAGTCAAAGTTAGGGAAGACAAACTGACCATTACATTTACTCCATCTCCTTTAATTTCCAAAGCATTTGCTTTTGTAAATGGCATTGAGACATTCCCGGTGCCCAAAAGTATATACTTTCCGGGTTCCAAGGTTCCTGTTCCTTACCTTGGGCACCAGCAAATTTTATTGACTAATGATGAATATGCTCTAGAGACGTTTTACAGAGTTAGCAATGTTGGTGAAGATGTTGATTCTCAAAATGCTTTTGGAATATGGTTAAATGATTTTAGATACATATCTGGTTCACACTATGGAAGTGTCCTCAATATAAAGTCTCGTACTGTAAATTTGAATTACACCACTTCTTCTTCAAAGGATTACAATTATTCAGCACCATCAGAGCTATATTGGACTGCCAGGACAATGGGTAGTGGTGGAGATGATAACACGAAGTACAATTTAACATGGTCTTTCCCTGTTGATTCTGGATTCAAATACCTTGTTAGGCTTCATTTCTGTGAGATCTCTACGGTGGTAACGCAGCCCAATCAAAGGGTGTTCAAAGTGTACATAAACAACCAAACAGCAGAGGAGAGAATGGACGTAGTTGCTTCAGCCGGAGCACCATTTACTCCTTTGCAAAAGGACTATATTGTTATGGTTCCTATGGAAAGTGGGAGCAGGAAAGATTTGTGGATCTCACTTCACCCTAACTTGGAGTCAAAACCAAAATATGCTGACGCCATACTGAATGGAATTGAGATTATGAAGATAAGTGATAGTAATCATAGTCTGGCAGCAATGTTCCAATTGAGAAGGGAACAAAGAAAGAAGGTTCAACATGTCATTATTGTGGCCGTTGCTACTTTAGGTACCATCTTGGGACTGCTCTTCACATTTTTCATTCTTATCCTCAGAGCAGGGAAAAAATTGAAGTTACTCCCATCAAATTCTAGTAGTACTCACAAAATCATTCAACCCACAGTAACCTCAGGTCTTTGCCATCAATTCACACTTGCAGAAATCAGCATAGCTACAAGCAACTTCAGTGAAGCTCTTGTCATCGGGGAGGGAGGCTTCGGAAAGGTGTACAGAGGCATCATGCATCATGATGGAGTCATTGCTGTCGCGGTAAAGCGCTCTATTCGTAGTTCTGGCCAAGGATATAAAGAGTTTCAAAATGAGATCAATTTTTTCTCATTCTGTCACATGAATCTAGTCTCACTGCTAGGGTACTGCCAAGAGGGAAATGAAATGATACTGGTGTATGAATACATGGCTGAGGGTCCTCTGTCTGACCActtatacaagaaaaaaaatcagcCGTTGCCTTGGATTCAAAGAATAAAGATTTGTATTGGTGCAGCTAGAGGACTACATTACCTCCACACTAGCACAAGGCACCCAGTGATTCACCGTGATGTGAAGTCAGCCAACATATTATTGGATCAGAATTGGGTAGCCAAGATTGCAGATTTTGGATTGTGTAGAACAGTTCCCTCACTTTACCATTCACATGTTAGCACTGAGGTTAAAGGTACTTTTGGATATTTAGACCCTGAGTACTATAAGAGAAGAAAACTGACTCAAAAATCTGATGTGTATTCATTTGGAGTGGTTTTGTTTGAGGTGTTGTGTGGAAGAGCAGCTGTGAATACTGTGGCAGTGGAAGAGGAAAGTGAGAAAGTTGGGTTGGCCACATGGGCCATGCACTGTTACAAGTGTGGAAGCATTGATGAATTAGTTGATCCTCATTTAGCAGGGAATGTTAGGCCAGAATGCCTGAGGGCGTTTGTGGAGATAGGCATCCAGTGCTTGGCTGGTAGAAGTACGGATAGGCCAACTATGGGAGAGGTCCTCAATAGTTTAGAGAGGATCCTTTTCCTTGCACGATAG
- the LOC137806342 gene encoding receptor-like protein kinase FERONIA: MNAVICSGYIFILYLLNLQLVAVADNGSYVPTENIVLNCGSSTSEFVQYDGRNWSGDIVSPYVPSNADTKSLVVRAPNTLQSIPEAPYMTARIFHSQFTYTFNVTPGPKFIRLHFYPASYMDLNISNAFLSVSAANFTLLHNFSASLNAEYYNLAYFKKEFIVHVSGSVLQLTFSPSYNASRAFAFVNGIEVVSMPLNLYMRGDDGDPLPLVGHDNKVVNIYNDSAMETLYRVKVGGEQIPSKYDTGMFRTWDTDEVYIFGASFGIQPCNMSMLVLYSDDAPPYSAPADVYRTSRSMGPSDYGLVNLNYNMTWFFPVDSGFLYLVRLHFCEIDQDITKINQVVFTVFLNNQTAEEEVDVIGLGAGEPGVAVHRDYVVMVPHVNEGKQDLWLDLHPYKDAKPMYYNAFLNGVEIFKLSNFDDKSLAGLNPPKSFFSDAKGPHVAHFNRSPKKLKFILIGCGLLAVVLPIFLCLLLFRLKVIRLRRVVSWCGLTVHAPSRIERAKKSSLCTQFSMREIKLATNDFHEALHIGTGGFGSVYKGSFVGGTTYVAIKRANPMSKQGVSEFETEILLLSQLRHHNVVSLLGYCNEDGEMILVYDFMANGSLHDHLHLRRRDQPPLSWIQRLEICIGVARGLHYLHTGTKHRIIHRDIKTTNILLDHNWVPKISDFGLSKAGYPSLVTTNVKGSIGYLDPECYESLKLSEKSDIYSLGVVLLEVLTARPAVSVGEDDEHVNLAEWTMSCLENGNVEQIVDPNLKENIIKECFELYLGVAMKCLAERGAERPSIGEVLENLVLAMHLQKNEGNVPNGNERRSDNVVLQGNSDLTPGVEFSEIMMPIGR, from the coding sequence ATGAACGCTGTCATATGCTCTGGGTACATTTTTATCTTGTATCTCTTAAACTTACAACTAGTTGCAGTTGCTGATAATGGCAGTTATGTTCCTACAGAGAACATAGTTCTCAACTGCGGCTCCAGCACATCAGAATTTGTACAATATGATGGCAGGAATTGGAGTGGTGACATTGTTTCACCGTATGTTCCCTCTAATGCTGACACCAAGTCCCTGGTAGTGAGAGCCCCTAACACTCTTCAATCTATTCCTGAAGCTCCCTATATGACTGCAAGGATCTTTCACTCTCAATTCACCTACACTTTCAATGTAACCCCAGGTCCCAAATTCATTCGTCTTCACTTCTACCCAGCTTCCTACATGGATCTCAACATTTCAAATGCTTTCTTATCAGTAAGTGCTGCTAACTTCACTCTTCTCCATAACTTCAGTGCTTCCCTCAACGCTGAGTACTACAACTTGGCCTATTTCAAGAAAGAATTCATTGTGCATGTAAGTGGAAGTGTTTTGCAACTCACTTTCTCCCCATCATATAATGCCTCTCGTGCCTTTGCATTTGTGAATGGGATTGAAGTTGTTTCAATGCCACTTAATTTATACATGAGGGGTGATGATGGTGATCCTCTTCCCTTAGTTGGACACGATAACAAAGTTGTGAACATTTATAATGACTCTGCCATGGAGACCTTGTACAGAGTGAAAGTAGGAGGTGAGCAAATCCCATCCAAATATGACACGGGCATGTTTCGGACTTGGGACACCGATGAAGTTTACATTTTTGGGGCTAGTTTTGGTATTCAACCCTGTAATATGAGCATGCTGGTTTTGTATTCAGATGATGCTCCACCATATTCAGCCCCAGCAGATGTCTACCGCACATCCCGCTCAATGGGACCTTCTGACTATGGACTTGTAAATTTAAATTACAATATGACATGGTTTTTTCCCGTTGATTCAGGTTTCCTTTATCTAGTTAGGCTTCACTTCTGTGAAATTGATCAAGATATAACAAAGATCAATCAGGTAGTTTTTACCGTGTTTTTAAATAATCAAACAGCTGAAGAAGAAGTCGATGTAATTGGTTTGGGGGCTGGGGAGCCCGGAGTTGCTGTACACAGAGATTATGTAGTGATGGTTCCCCATGTTAATGAGGGAAAGCAGGATTTGTGGCTTGATCTGCACCCATACAAGGATGCTAAACCTATGTACTATAATGCTTTCTTGAATGGTGTGGAGATCTTTAAACTCAGCAATTTTGATGATAAGAGTCTTGCAGGGCTCAACCCTCCCAAAAGCTTCTTTTCAGATGCAAAGGGTCCCCATGTTGCTCATTTTAATAGAAGTCCGAAGAAACTCAAATTCATCCTCATTGGATGTGGACTTCTTGCAGTGGTACTACCAATTTTCCTTTGCTTACTCTTATTCAGGTTAAAGGTGATTAGGCTTAGAAGGGTCGTGTCATGGTGCGGTCTCACTGTCCACGCACCTAGTCGAATTGAAAGGGCAAAAAAGTCGTCACTTTGCACTCAATTTTCGATGCGAGAGATAAAACTGGCGACAAATGACTTCCATGAGGCTTTACATATAGGCACTGGTGGATTTGGCAGTGTTTACAAGGGTAGTTTCGTTGGTGGCACAACTTACGTGGCCATTAAACGTGCCAATCCAATGTCAAAGCAAGGTGTTTCAGAATTCGAGACAGAGATCCTTTTGCTCTCACAACTTAGGCATCATAACGTGGTGTCACTTTTGGGTTATTGCAATGAGGATGGGGAGATGATATTGGTCTATGACTTCATGGCCAATGGAAGTCTTCATGATCATCTTCATTTGAGGCGGAGAGATCAACCCCCTTTGTCTTGGATTCAACGTCTTGAGATTTGCATTGGAGTTGCAAGGGGCTTGCACTACCTTCACACTGGCACAAAGCACAGGATCATCCACCGCGACATCAAGACAACCAACATACTCTTAGATCACAACTGGGTGCCCAAAATTTCAGATTTTGGGTTGTCAAAGGCAGGTTACCCTTCCTTAGTCACCACCAACGTGAAGGGTAGCATTGGTTACTTAGATCCCGAGTGCTATGAAAGCCTCAAGTTGTCTGAGAAATCTGATATATACTCACTTGGGGTGGTGTTATTGGAGGTTCTGACTGCAAGGCCTGCTGTAAGTGTAGGTGAAGATGATGAGCATGTTAACTTGGCCGAATGGACTATGTCGTGCCTTGAGAATGGCAATGTGGAGCAAATAGTTGACCCCAACTTGAAAGAAAACATAATTAAGGAGTGCTTTGAGTTATATTTAGGAGTTGCAATGAAATGTTTGGCTGAAAGAGGGGCGGAGAGGCCATCCATTGGTGAAGTGCTAGAGAATCTTGTTCTGGCAATGCATCTTCAGAAAAATGAAGGGAATGTCCCAAATGGAAATGAACGCAGAAGTGATAATGTTGTTCTGCAGGGTAATTCAGATTTGACACCTGGGGTTGAGTTCTCTGAAATCATGATGCCTATTGGTCGGTGA